The following DNA comes from Eriocheir sinensis breed Jianghai 21 chromosome 37, ASM2467909v1, whole genome shotgun sequence.
TGATTCCACTTGTTATGAATGATTGCAAGGTCTTGCCACAACCTACAATAAATGGTGAATCCTGTATTGGTGTTTTAACTTATCAATATTAATATACTCTCCTCTCCATGTATTCCCTCATCATCGAGTCTTGCCAGACACATGCTGTTGCTTGACTCACCTTGTCCCTCTTGAGACGTCGCAGCTCCCTCAGTTTCCAGGCCTCGTACTCGGCGTCATCTGCCTCGTCGTCTGTGTTGATGGTGTCGAGAGGGTCACCTGAGTCTCCCACTCCGCCCCGCCCTGCTGCTGCCCCAGCCGCTCGGTGCTCCTGTTCAATCAGACGCAGGGTGTCGCGACGCCGCTCCTCCACacgtttcctcccttccatctcttgctGTGGAGTGAAAAGGAAGCAGGGTTAGGACGTAGAGGCATGGGGAGAACATGGTCCTGATAGACTCCCTGTGCTGCCTCTCGGGGAAGTAAGGTCACTGatgacaaaatataaaaaaacagaccGGCATAAGGGAAGGTGGTCCTGATAGACTCCCTGTGCTGCCTTTGGGGGAGGTAAGGTCACTGatgacaaaatataaaaaaacagacagCAGCATAGGTGGAGGTGGTCCTGATAGACTCCCTGTGGTACCTTTGGGGGAGGTAAGGTCACTGatgacaaaatataaaaaaacagacagCAGCATAAGGGAAGGTGGTCCTGATAGACTCCCTGTGCTGCCTTTGGGGGAAGTAAGGTCACTGACGAGATATAAAAACAGACTTAGTGGCAGAGGGGCAGGTGGTCCTGATACTCTCCCTGTGCTGCCTTTGAGGGAAACAAGGTCACTGACGATAAGATGCGAACACCAATGAACGTGAAACCCAAGTTCGGGAATTTGAGATCATAGTGGGATTATGGATTCCAACATGCACTAGTACCCTAAAATACGTGGTGCATATCAAGAACGAACATGAattatggaaaaaaaatcataggtAATGTAACTGAAATGTATTTAAGATGTAATAATGATGGTTAgatggaaaaaaaacagggatgaggcagtgaaagagggCAACTGAGAGAAGATAACACCTGTAAGTATAAAAAGAAGACTGCTAGTGATCAACCAGCTAATCCCTGACATGGTGGCAGAATGCACCCAATAGATACAGGTCCATTAAAACAAATATCAAACACCAAGGTCATGAAGCAGACCATGTGTAGAGCCTTGAAATGGAGACACTGGAAACACACTTAAGTAAACAGCCTgagacacaccacacaccacacacctgcttGAGCTTGAGTTGCTGCTGCTCCTTCTGGTGTATGGTGATGCGGTCTTTCTTTCTCACAAACACAGGCTTGAGTCGAGGCCCCTCCTCCTCCGAGTCTGTCTCCTCCGAATACTCTGAGCTCTCCTCCTCTGACGACTCCtcgctaccctcctcctccttccccagcaGCTGTCAAGGGAAGAATACGGTAATGTGCCGTTACACTAACATATGAGGCATGAAAATCAAACAGTCTATTTGGATATAGTATAGGGTATGGAAAAACACAAATCACGAAGGGTTGACAGATTTCTCACCAAGGAGTAGCCAGTAAAAGTATGGCATTAAAGAGTTTTCTGAGTTATTGGGCTATTTCAGTACACTCTGCTACCCCTTTCActcacctcctcctgctgctgaacCTTCATCAGTGCTCGCTGACGCAGGTTGAGGCGCCTCAGGGCAAGCTCGTCCTCATCCACCTCATCTTCAGACTCGCTATCAGACTCGGCCAGGCGGTGACTTGCTCTGAGCTCTGGCATATGCTCGAggtcctcatcttctccctcctctacttcctccatctggtcttcttcctcctgcttgatgtcgtcttcctcctccccttcactcaggTCCACCACCTCGGCCTGGTGAGTCACTCTTCTCCTTGGAACATCAGTCTCCATCTCTTCATCACTCCCTGCAGCCTGAGCGCGCTGGGCCAGCAGACGCCTCAGTCGGGGGTCAGCCATCTCGGCCTCTGTCAAGGACTTGTgttggggaggtgagggaggcgcgcccctctgtggccgagtgaagtcctcctcctcctcttcctcttcatctgatGAGGCTGGAGCATAGTCTGGCCGCTTACCACTGACATAACGCTgcaccttcaccttcttcatgGACACCTCACCTGCAGAACAGAGATGATGTCAtcacacagatacacacaacaTAAAGAAATTGAGTGGACAGGATATGCAGCAGTAGTGCAGTCCCCACATAATAAATAAGATCAAGAGAACAAAGAAAGCAGCAGGCAAGTTAATCCCAAGGCTGACAGATTAAATGTTCAAGGACAGATTAGAAAAGGTACGGCTGCCTTCCTAGTACGAAAAACAAGACATGAAAAGATTCCAGTGTTCAAGGCAATGAAGAAAGTAGACATAATTGATAGAGAAGATCTGTTTGAGTGTGAATGGGAAATGGGTAACTAAGACATGATGAGAGGAATTTGAAAGACAAGATGATTGAAAGACATCAAGAGAAACTGCCTTCTCAATAGATGCACTGAGCAGTAGTACAGCAAGAACAAGGAAGCTTTTCAATCCAAAAACTTAAATGAGGTCAAAGCTGACAATGAATGATAGAAACACTGACGGAACCTAACAAGTGTAGCTGTCTAGCTGATTTCTCCATGAAAATATTATTGGAGTACTCCTTCCCATATCTAGTTATTAATTAAAATTACTCCATGCCTCCAAAAGATTATATTTTGCCTTTTAAAGTTCAAGGAGTGGATACACACCACTGAATCATAATAGGTCAGAAGTTGAAAACTATATATATTAGGATAATTTCAACATTTCAACATCATCTCAATAGTGATGGTGGTAAAGATTTGTTTTAATGACGTTACTAATTTTgaaatgctgactgcttatttctggacaataTATGACCTGACAGCTaaaagggggggggaggctttgcccctctggaccccccttctaaccagggggaaACTGTGTTTTtcatgaatattatcccctattttcaacaataaaaaaatagtccTTAAATTTGATTTTGAAAGCGCTTCCATAATTGTCgaatgtttgtagaaaagatatatgaagagctagtgatgtttcataaggtaggtaatgaaatactggcatggCACTAAAGCGATTCTTAACCGTGATGGTTACTGGTGCAGGCCAGCCAGAAGCCAGGTGAAGAAATGCCTGGGCCCCGGGTGGGCCGTGCCAGTGTCAGCCCCGCCAGGCACTCACCCTTGTCATTCATGACGGGCACGGCGCCTGCCGTGCTCTGGATCCCCATGGGCTGAGCAGCCCCCGGGGGAGCTGTCCAGGACGAGTTATCCATGCTGGGGTCGGCCGCTGGGCGTCAACCTGTCAgggcagagagaaggaaggctCCGCGTGAACAACACCACCAGACGTTTGTTTACACTGGAGCCTCACAAggtatcgtactcagagcattgcaTTTGTTGTTTTCTGCCTGCTAGCCATCACCACACCAAAAATGACGGTATTGCAACAAAATtgtcatcgaaaacttaattatCTCCATACTATATACGAGTAAAATGAATAAATCAACGTTAATGAAAGGTTAAGGGGATTTGACTGTCATATATGTTAGGCATTATTGTCGCACACATgggaaagcagagagaaaaaTCTATTAGATGAACTCTGGACTGAAATAAACAGGAATATCCGAGAAACACAAAGCACTCAAGACACATTGAAGCTCAGAAATAAAACAGTGAAAACGAACAAGACAGAAACAAAAAGCGAAATCAAACGAGACGAGAGAAAACATCTATATCTACTGCATGAACTCTGgactgaaataaagaagaatacccTAGAAAAAACCCCACTCAAGATACAAAACAGCTcaggaataaaacagaaaaaaaagaacaagggaaagaaacGAAAACCAAACGAAATGAGACCCGTTGTAAAGGCAGACAGACTGAGAGGAGGAATTGTCCATCTCCAAGAATAACAAAACACTGATTATTATTTtatgcagccacacacacacacacacacacacacacacacacacacacactgatcaggAAAACGTTAATTAAATAAGCTTCCTTGTGGGTGTTTTCCGCCTCGGTCTCACCCTAGAAGTCCTGCAACTAAGCCCTGAATTGAGTATAGGTGAGTAACGCTTCTGACACTGAATCATTTGAGTCTCCTTGGCAGTCTTATTCTTACGGTGGtctatctttctttatatatttttttcttttatttatctcctaGTATCCAGCGTTCAGCCTAGAGTGCTTTCCTGTGGCTCGCTGTTCTTACCTGGTTAGCTCGCCAGTCTTTAGAAACCACTGCCAGAAACATTGTtatcgaaaaagaaaagattaaaagtaGGAACCAAATTGATTCCTCCGAGTACTCTGACCTCTCCTCCTCTGATGACTCCtcgctaccctcctcctccttccccagcaGCTGTCCCTGTCTTCAGTCTGTTTcactacattttctttcattctcattcctttctcccagTGTCTTGTGCTTTGTCTAGTTTCATGCCCTTGTGATCTGAAATACTGGTACGAAACACATGACCTTttaccataatatgaaggcgtacGGGGTTAGAAataatccaacctaacctaacctaacttatcaaaccttcttcttttgacctgtaacgctttgtatcgcttcttaggtcctcctcctctcgttcctctcttcttattcacacacctacCACCTATCACCTATTCGCTGAACCCTGAACCTCAGCTGCTGACCCTTCTGTCTCCTACACATCAACAACACTGGTAAAGTCATGTTAGGTTTACGTAGCCCTCGTAGAGTGCTGCACCAGTagtggagcagggcctgaaacctcatcaacggtaaatggTAAACTCAGAATATGTGTGGCTTCATTATAGTAATAGGACATGTATTTTTACCATTTACTCATAACACGAAGGCTTATACATTGTTAAGGCAGTGAAGCTAAACTGAACATTTACCACAACTTTAACATGGGCATCCGAGGACAGCCCTGGTGACGAGGCGACATGCTCACCTGAGTTACATCCCTCGGCAGGTGATGAAGGTGCGGGTGAAGGGCTGGACCGGTGTGGCCACGTGGCGCTGGGTGGCCAACGACGACAGCTGTGGGATCTGCCGCATGCCCTTTGACGGCTGCTGCTCTGACTGCCGCTTACCCGGGGATGACTGTCCGCTGGTGTGGGGCCAATGCTCGCACTGCTTCCACATCCACTGCATCATGAAGTGGCTTCAGTCCCAGCAGCTCCACCAGCAGTGTCCCATGTGCCGCCAGGAGTGGAAGTTCAAGGAGTAGCGCTTCATCTATTGCCTGTGTGTGGACTTATGATTAAGGTATACAGAGAACCAAATTAAGGCTTCCTACTTACACACTTTCTACTTACACACTTCCTACTTACACACTTCCTACTTACACACTTTCTTCTTACACACTTCCTACTTACACACTTCCTACTTACACACTTCCTACTTACACACTTCCTACTTACACACTTCCTACTTACATACCTGCTACTTACACACTTCCTACTTACATACCTGCTACTTACCTACTTCCTACTTACACACTTGCTACTTACACAGTTCCTAGGTTGCTTACACAGTCCATTACAGCAGatttgtaagctcccaaaccaaatgCGAaagatttaaattttttatatattgtgtTAGGTGTTTATCCCAGTTTGGAATGTTGCATAACAGTATGAGAGACAAATTGACAAATACACAATAATACATAATGCTTGTTGTCATTTTCAGGAACTTGAGCAGACaccgtaaaaggaagaaaaagtaaaaagtgtgagagagagagagagagagagagagagagagagagagagagagagagagagagagagagagagagagagagtgttagttaGTTTGTGTGTAGCGAGATCATTTGAGGCACCTGCAAACATGGGTAACTCTGAGCGGACACGACCGCCAGGACACCGGAGGAAGCGCTCACACAAggcgaaaaacaaaaagaaaaagaagacacacCACAGCAGAAAGAgatcaaggtcaaggtcaagatCAAGGGCCCAGTCACCTGCTAACTCAGGGTCAAACTCTGAGAGGGAATCCAAGTCAGCAACTAACCCAGCATGTGTTGGTGAAAGCAAGAAGAGGCCTCGCAGCCCATCCCATTCACCTGAACGCATCAAGGCGGGgtgttcctccctcccctcccagccTGATGCCTctgcagggaggggagggaaggtgaagggggattCAGACTCTGAGGACGAGCTGATGTTTGAGTGGGAGGCTCATCGCCGGGAGCTGGATCTGTTGTTCTGTGGGGGAGGACACGAGGATCCTCTGCGGCAGGGCAGCGAGCAGTACCAGGACTTTTGGGCCTTCCTCAAGAAGTACCACAGCCTCCACAAGCAGCGCAAGATCAGGGAAATGTGTGGGGCGGGCcggggtggcggggcggggcagggcagcaGTGCAGTGTTTGGCCTTCCCCTTGCCTTCCACAAGAGGCACAACATCAATTTCAGTCTGAGTGGGGCGAGCATTGAGGCACTGCAGGACCGCCTCCCCCCGCAGGACCTGGAGGAGGTCAGGGCAGGGCAGCGGAGGCTGTCACAGCGGCGGCTGGAGGAGGCCCGGCTGGTCATGCTGCTCTACCTCGACTTTTCTCAGAAGCAGAGGTTTGAAAAGTTGCGGCAGCTGAGGCGAGCCCAAGCGGAGCTGCCCATCGCCGCTCACCGGGAGGAGCTGCTGCAGAAGGTGGAGCAgcacagtgtggtggtggtggccggcgACACAGGCTGTGGCAAGTCCACACAGGTGCCTCGGTACCTGCTGGACGCTGGCTACACCCAGGTGGCGGTGACACAGCCAAGGCGCCTGGCCTGCGTGGCGCTGGCCCGCCGCGTGGCCCACGAGACCTTGGACCTGTATGGCTCCAGCGTGGGCTACCAGGTGAGGTTTGAGAAGACCCGCACGTCCCACACCCGGCTTGTGTTCTTGACAGAGGGGCTGCTGctgcggcaggtgtgtgtggacCCGCTGCTCACCCAGTACCAGGTGGTCATCCTGGACGAGGTGCACGAACGTCACCTGGACACAGACTTCCTGCTGGGGGTGGTCAAGGTGCTGCAGGTGCGCCGGCCTGAGGTGCGCGTCCTGCTCATGAGTGCCACCGTCAACTTGGACCTGTTCAGCAGCTACTTCCCCGGCGCCCCGGTGGTGCAGGTCCCTGGCCGCCTGCACCCCATCACCCTCAAGTACATGCCGCCGCCCCCCAGAGAGGTTTCCAAGAAGGATCGCCTGGACCCGGGCCCCTACGTGCGCCTGCTGCAGCTCATCGACCAGCAGTACCCGTCTGAGGAGCGCGGCGACCTGCTGGTGTTCCTCAGCGGTGCCAGGGAGATTGGCATCGTGGTGGAGGCGGCACAGGAGTACGCCCGGCACAGCGGGCACTGGGTGGTGCTGCCGCTGCACAGCACACTTTCCGCAGCCCAGCAAGAGCGAGTGTTCCACGTGGCCCCGGAGGGTGTCAGGAAGTGCATCGTCTCCACCAACATTGCTGAGACATCAGTGACCATTGACGGTGTGCGCTTCGTGGCCGACTCAGGACGAGTAAAGGAGATGACCCACCAGGCTCAGGGCAAGATGCGGCGCCTCAAGGAGTGCTGGGTGAGCCAAGCCTCGGCGGAGCAGCGCAAGGGCCGAGCAGGGCGCACGGGGCCCGGCTCATGCTTTCGACTGTACTCCCCCGAAGACTATGAGTCCTTCCCCCGCTACAGCCCCCCAGAGGTGCAGCGCGTGCCCCTGGACTCTGTGGTTCTGCGCATGACCTCCATGGGCCTGCCTGACCCctgcctcttccccttcattgagCCTCCTCCACAAGAGGCTCTGGAGCATGCTGTGTCCTCCCTCAGGGCCCAGGGCGCCCTGGATGCTGAGGGATGCCTGACCACCCTGGGAAAGCTGCTGGCACAGCTGCCCCTGGAGGTGGGCTTGGGCAAGATGCTGATAATGGGGGCGCTCTTCCACCAGGTGAGTCATGTTTGTCACACCCACTTCACTGTCTTTGCCTTATATGTATCATTTGCAGTAAAAAATGCTCCATTGATATTCTTGCAGTGACTCATGACTGCCACTCTTACTTGCTATACAGCTGGAGCCTGTGCTGTCCCTGGCGGCCACCATGAGCGTGCAGAACCCCTTCCAGCCACACGCACGCAAGTCTCCGGAGTGCCAGGCTGCCATCAGAGACCTGGAGAATGACCACGGGGACCCCTTCACCCTCCTGGGGGCATACAGGTGTGTGATGCTCCTCTTTGGATTCAACTTTAGTAGTTTCCTTAACTCATGTCGTCTCATTGCTTGGGTTTAATATTGTTGATTGCATTGGTGATATTGCTAGAAAAAAAGTGGACTTTTGAATGTTAAATGCAGAAATTTTCATGTTGATTAAGCTGCATTTACTGATGTGATAGACCAGGAAAGCTGGGTCATACAGTAGTGCAAGGAACTGTGGTATTTAGGCTTAATTAGGATGGCACCGACGGGCCTTCATGGTGGGGCCcggtggtcagccccagcctgttatggtgcaggcaagagttttatagtggcaccatcttgtttGCTCATTCTGTTCCCTAGAGCTCATATTTTATATTCTTTAGAGAGTTAATCTAGAGTAAAGGTTGATATGTGGTCACAAGGACAGGAtgagggtagtcttaggccactcagtgattactgaaaattgtcagcttgtagctgTGGGTGGGACTCAAATCTGGGTCCTCCAGGATGCAGCACCTGCATGCtggccactcagccaccacctcctgcTAGTACTTTCTGGGGAGGCGTCACCTAGGCATTCTTGTGTGTTGCAGGGAGTGGCTTGGCGTGAAAGAGTCGAGATCACAAGACTCCCGCCAATGGTGTCGGAAGAGGGGGCTGGAGGAGCACCACTTCTACGGTATAACCAAACTGAGGCATCAGTTCTCCCAGCTGCTTAAGGACTCTGGGCTGCAGCGGGTAGCTGGGGCTCCCAGGTCTGCCCTTACGAGTGCTGAACGAGCCAAGAGGCTTGGTGAGCTGCAGCAGCTGCGGGAGATTCGCCGAGAGTTGCACCAAGAAGACCAGCGGCCCACCAGGGTGCTGCAGCTGGGGGAGGGGGACGGCTATGatggggaatgggagggggaggggcagggggcaACAGACATAAAGGACGTGGACTTCAGGATCACCAACGACCCAAGGCGCCTGCGTGAGATCCTTCGTGGCTCTACGCTTCGTGGTCAAGACCAGACAATGCTGAAAGTGATCCTGTGCTGCGGGCTGTACC
Coding sequences within:
- the LOC127008316 gene encoding microfibrillar-associated protein 1-like codes for the protein MDNSSWTAPPGAAQPMGIQSTAGAVPVMNDKGEVSMKKVKVQRYVSGKRPDYAPASSDEEEEEEEDFTRPQRGAPPSPPQHKSLTEAEMADPRLRRLLAQRAQAAGSDEEMETDVPRRRVTHQAEVVDLSEGEEEDDIKQEEEDQMEEVEEGEDEDLEHMPELRASHRLAESDSESEDEVDEDELALRRLNLRQRALMKVQQQEELLGKEEEGSEESSEEESSEYSEETDSEEEGPRLKPVFVRKKDRITIHQKEQQQLKLKQQEMEGRKRVEERRRDTLRLIEQEHRAAGAAAGRGGVGDSGDPLDTINTDDEADDAEYEAWKLRELRRLKRDKEEREAAEKEKDEVDKLRTMGEEERRVELRNNPKVITNKATKGKYKFLQKYYHRGSFFLDSEEDVFKRDFSGATLEDHFDKTILPKVMQVKNFGRSGRTKYTHLVDQDTTSFDSPWASDSQMNHKFFNANAGGMKQSFDRPSLKKRMPPPPPNNPAPRK
- the LOC127008324 gene encoding probable ATP-dependent RNA helicase DHX34, giving the protein MGNSERTRPPGHRRKRSHKAKNKKKKKTHHSRKRSRSRSRSRAQSPANSGSNSERESKSATNPACVGESKKRPRSPSHSPERIKAGCSSLPSQPDASAGRGGKVKGDSDSEDELMFEWEAHRRELDLLFCGGGHEDPLRQGSEQYQDFWAFLKKYHSLHKQRKIREMCGAGRGGGAGQGSSAVFGLPLAFHKRHNINFSLSGASIEALQDRLPPQDLEEVRAGQRRLSQRRLEEARLVMLLYLDFSQKQRFEKLRQLRRAQAELPIAAHREELLQKVEQHSVVVVAGDTGCGKSTQVPRYLLDAGYTQVAVTQPRRLACVALARRVAHETLDLYGSSVGYQVRFEKTRTSHTRLVFLTEGLLLRQVCVDPLLTQYQVVILDEVHERHLDTDFLLGVVKVLQVRRPEVRVLLMSATVNLDLFSSYFPGAPVVQVPGRLHPITLKYMPPPPREVSKKDRLDPGPYVRLLQLIDQQYPSEERGDLLVFLSGAREIGIVVEAAQEYARHSGHWVVLPLHSTLSAAQQERVFHVAPEGVRKCIVSTNIAETSVTIDGVRFVADSGRVKEMTHQAQGKMRRLKECWVSQASAEQRKGRAGRTGPGSCFRLYSPEDYESFPRYSPPEVQRVPLDSVVLRMTSMGLPDPCLFPFIEPPPQEALEHAVSSLRAQGALDAEGCLTTLGKLLAQLPLEVGLGKMLIMGALFHQLEPVLSLAATMSVQNPFQPHARKSPECQAAIRDLENDHGDPFTLLGAYREWLGVKESRSQDSRQWCRKRGLEEHHFYGITKLRHQFSQLLKDSGLQRVAGAPRSALTSAERAKRLGELQQLREIRRELHQEDQRPTRVLQLGEGDGYDGEWEGEGQGATDIKDVDFRITNDPRRLREILRGSTLRGQDQTMLKVILCCGLYPGLAIADEHNNYKAGSEQLFHTRERPFTVLHPGGVLAAHPEVLQVADSDIVEVPGFGRHPAARGQQLLAFGSVLETHKAFLVDTVRVPAAQTLLLFCHSLDTNADISTIACDSFIELRFPDPPVAQNLLLRAVYLRKQWQHLLHLRTSRSEDDEGESEVEAAGLEKDLSAGLVDFFQSEAVYSRRRLLAADAKVLHAGPGPGDCVLSTNPFAPGEPCLPNPTKGGVDLTPYLSYNSVLDLQCTSTTINTHDTVCPYCDQDLHLTTLDRLGHLWECLAASAQPPPPGTSHEGEAADPTKKRYQCDACGETLWLTLKEIFVHRKSHASESAGQ